Proteins encoded by one window of Cyclobacteriaceae bacterium:
- a CDS encoding sigma-70 family RNA polymerase sigma factor produces the protein MTDPEFELIDRILAGNQAVYAELVDRHKSYAFTIAYKILENRSEAEEAAQDAFIKAYHHLKNFKRDAKFSTWLYRIVFNTAVSYKRKHKVKFQDIETTVVEYGQEAEGILERSDKKKYIQQAMNKLNEADKLAISLFYLEEFSLEEIAEITGMQANTVKVRVHRARQRLAEELTLLLKKEALTL, from the coding sequence ATGACAGACCCCGAATTTGAGTTAATTGACAGGATTCTTGCCGGCAACCAGGCCGTTTATGCCGAATTGGTAGACAGGCATAAAAGCTATGCCTTTACCATTGCCTACAAAATCCTGGAAAACCGATCGGAGGCCGAAGAAGCCGCACAGGATGCGTTTATAAAAGCCTACCATCACCTGAAGAATTTCAAGCGTGATGCGAAGTTTTCAACCTGGCTTTACCGGATTGTGTTCAATACAGCAGTCAGTTATAAGCGGAAGCACAAGGTAAAGTTTCAGGATATTGAAACAACGGTGGTGGAGTACGGACAGGAAGCAGAAGGCATCCTGGAACGCAGCGATAAAAAAAAGTATATTCAGCAGGCCATGAACAAATTGAATGAGGCCGATAAACTGGCTATCAGTTTGTTTTACCTGGAGGAATTCTCACTGGAGGAGATAGCGGAAATTACCGGCATGCAAGCCAATACCGTAAAGGTACGGGTGCACCGGGCACGCCAGCGATTGGCGGAAGAATTGACCTTATTATTAAAAAAAGAAGCATTAACTTTATAG
- a CDS encoding DASS family sodium-coupled anion symporter, producing the protein MSTTKRIGFFLGPLLFVALYFFFPENLISPQAPEVLALASLMLTWWITEAVPLPVTAFLPLVGFPLLNVMKIDQSALPYAHPVIFLFMGGFMIALALEKHKLHERIALKLIRFTGTSGNGIILGFMLAAALLSMWISNTATAMMMLPIAVSVVHLLLNDVKTFEDISNKGERNFATGLLLSIGYASSLGGMATIVGTPPNVVFKGLLEDFFDLKISFAEWMVIGVPVAALLILANYLLVTKIIFPNNLKKVEGSEALIANRLAKLGPIKKSEKLVLVIFTITAFFWMFQQPINEWLNIKLLNDTTIGMCGGLLMFMVPVNFSQGKFILTWSDTEKLAWGILFLFGGGLCLAEGLDEAGIINAVGQWIAGQNEFTIWFSLILIVIAVLLSELMSNVALVNVFVPVVFGIAAVMDVNPILMGLPVTLGASIALMFPIATPPNAIVFSSGYIRIQDMVKAGALLNIISIIIIWLFSITLVQWMFG; encoded by the coding sequence GTGAGCACAACGAAACGCATCGGCTTTTTTTTAGGACCACTCTTGTTTGTGGCGTTGTACTTTTTCTTTCCCGAAAACCTGATTTCACCACAAGCTCCGGAAGTATTGGCACTCGCCAGTTTGATGTTAACGTGGTGGATCACCGAAGCTGTTCCCCTTCCGGTAACTGCCTTTTTGCCTCTTGTTGGTTTTCCGTTATTGAATGTGATGAAGATTGATCAATCGGCTCTACCCTACGCACACCCGGTTATATTCTTGTTCATGGGTGGCTTCATGATTGCGCTGGCGCTGGAGAAACACAAACTACATGAGCGGATTGCCTTGAAATTAATTCGGTTTACGGGCACATCAGGCAATGGCATTATTCTGGGTTTCATGCTGGCCGCTGCCTTGTTAAGCATGTGGATCAGTAACACCGCCACCGCGATGATGATGTTGCCGATAGCCGTTTCGGTGGTTCATCTTTTGCTCAATGATGTCAAAACCTTTGAAGACATCAGCAATAAGGGAGAAAGAAATTTTGCAACGGGCTTATTGCTATCCATTGGATACGCCAGTTCACTGGGCGGCATGGCCACCATTGTAGGCACACCACCCAATGTGGTGTTTAAAGGATTGTTGGAAGATTTTTTTGATTTGAAAATTTCCTTTGCCGAGTGGATGGTTATTGGGGTGCCGGTTGCTGCGCTGTTGATTCTGGCGAACTACCTGCTGGTTACGAAAATTATTTTTCCGAACAACCTTAAAAAGGTTGAAGGTTCAGAAGCATTAATTGCGAATCGTCTCGCCAAACTAGGCCCCATAAAAAAAAGTGAAAAGCTCGTATTGGTAATTTTTACAATCACTGCGTTTTTCTGGATGTTTCAGCAACCCATAAATGAATGGCTCAACATCAAGCTGCTTAACGACACCACCATTGGCATGTGCGGAGGGCTGTTGATGTTTATGGTGCCGGTGAACTTCAGTCAAGGTAAATTCATACTCACCTGGTCGGATACGGAAAAGCTGGCATGGGGTATTTTGTTTCTTTTTGGCGGTGGACTTTGCCTTGCAGAAGGGTTGGATGAAGCAGGGATAATCAATGCCGTTGGTCAATGGATTGCCGGCCAAAATGAATTTACCATTTGGTTTTCGCTTATTCTGATTGTGATAGCGGTGCTGCTTTCAGAACTGATGAGCAACGTAGCGCTGGTAAACGTATTTGTTCCGGTTGTTTTTGGTATTGCCGCAGTTATGGATGTAAATCCGATTTTGATGGGATTGCCGGTTACCCTGGGTGCCAGCATTGCCTTGATGTTTCCCATTGCAACGCCTCCAAATGCGATTGTTTTTTCCAGCGGTTACATCCGCATTCAGGATATGGTGAAAGCCGGAGCATTGTTGAACATTATCTCCATCATCATCATCTGGTTGTTTTCCATAACCTTGGTGCAATGGATGTTTGGGTAA
- a CDS encoding RNA-binding protein, which translates to MNIFVAKLNFKTRQEDLQSAFAQYGEVSSVKIVKDRETGRSKGYGFVEMPNDVEAQAAIDGLNEKELDGRVIVVKPANPKGERS; encoded by the coding sequence ATGAACATTTTTGTTGCCAAACTCAATTTCAAGACCCGGCAAGAGGATTTACAAAGTGCTTTTGCTCAGTATGGTGAAGTTTCGTCCGTGAAAATTGTTAAAGATCGCGAAACCGGTCGCTCTAAAGGATATGGATTTGTAGAAATGCCCAACGATGTAGAAGCACAGGCTGCCATTGATGGATTAAATGAAAAAGAGCTGGATGGCCGCGTAATCGTGGTGAAGCCTGCTAATCCAAAGGGGGAACGATCTTAA
- a CDS encoding phosphoglycerate kinase — translation MKTINDINFSGKRALIRVDFNVPLDKSFNVTDDNRIRSTIPTLKKILNDGGSCVLMSHLGRPKEGPEEKYSLKHTLKTLEALLGKPVKFAGNCIGAEAYQLSAALQGGEVLVLENLRFYKQEEKGDLEFAEKLSKHGDIYVNDAFGTAHRAHASTTIVAQFFDKKCAGLVMAAELDNAKRVMEKAEKPFTAIMGGAKISDKILIIERLLKQVDHLIIGGGMAYTFFKAMGGNIGNSLVEADKLDLAKDLIQKAKGMGVELHLPIDSIVADKFDANANTSIANNTGIPEGWMGLDIGPQAAEVFSRVVKESKTILWNGPMGVFEMEKFQAGTKTIAEAVVTATKKGAFSLIGGGDSAAAVSKFNVADQVSYVSTGGGALLEYFEGKILPGVKALE, via the coding sequence ATGAAAACCATCAACGACATCAATTTTTCCGGAAAGCGTGCGCTCATTCGTGTTGACTTCAACGTGCCGCTCGATAAAAGTTTTAACGTAACGGATGACAACCGCATCCGCTCCACCATTCCTACCCTCAAAAAAATTCTGAACGATGGCGGCAGTTGCGTGTTGATGTCGCACTTAGGCCGGCCAAAAGAAGGGCCCGAAGAAAAATATTCATTGAAGCATACTTTAAAAACACTGGAAGCCCTGTTGGGCAAGCCGGTAAAGTTTGCCGGTAATTGCATTGGCGCAGAGGCGTATCAGCTTTCAGCTGCCTTACAAGGCGGTGAGGTGCTGGTGCTGGAGAACCTGCGCTTCTACAAGCAAGAAGAAAAAGGCGACCTTGAGTTTGCCGAAAAACTCAGCAAGCATGGCGACATCTACGTAAACGATGCCTTCGGTACCGCGCACCGCGCACACGCCTCCACCACCATTGTGGCGCAATTCTTTGATAAGAAATGTGCCGGCCTGGTAATGGCTGCCGAACTCGATAATGCCAAACGCGTAATGGAAAAGGCGGAGAAGCCCTTTACGGCCATCATGGGTGGTGCCAAAATCTCCGATAAGATTTTAATCATTGAGCGTTTGCTCAAACAGGTCGATCACCTGATTATCGGGGGTGGCATGGCCTATACGTTTTTCAAAGCCATGGGCGGCAACATCGGCAACTCGCTGGTGGAAGCCGATAAACTTGACCTCGCCAAAGACCTGATCCAGAAAGCAAAGGGAATGGGTGTTGAGCTTCACCTGCCCATCGATAGTATTGTGGCCGATAAGTTTGACGCCAACGCCAATACTTCCATAGCCAATAATACCGGCATTCCGGAAGGCTGGATGGGACTCGACATCGGGCCGCAGGCCGCGGAAGTATTTTCGCGGGTGGTGAAGGAATCGAAAACCATTTTATGGAACGGACCGATGGGCGTTTTTGAAATGGAGAAGTTTCAGGCGGGCACCAAAACCATTGCCGAAGCCGTGGTGACAGCCACAAAGAAGGGCGCCTTCTCCCTGATTGGCGGAGGCGATTCTGCCGCGGCTGTAAGCAAATTTAACGTAGCCGACCAGGTGAGTTATGTTTCTACCGGTGGTGGTGCGCTGCTGGAATACTTTGAAGGAAAAATATTGCCGGGTGTAAAAGCGCTGGAATAA